The following are from one region of the Salvia splendens isolate huo1 chromosome 2, SspV2, whole genome shotgun sequence genome:
- the LOC121763658 gene encoding abscisic acid receptor PYL4-like — protein MPSDHPKSSLLLQRIHTPSTTAAAACKQQQQQSYSYRIPTAAKHVPDHVARYHTHAVGPNQCFSAVSQRIAAPASTAWSVVRRFDNPQAYKHFVKSCHVVVGDGDVGTLREVRVVSGLPAVSSTERLEILDDERHVISFSVVGGDHRLANYRSVTTIHAAGASGGSVVVESYVVDVPQGNTKEETCVFVDTIVRCNLQSLAQIAENIATQK, from the coding sequence atgcCTTCCGATCATCCCAAATCCTCCCTCCTCCTCCAACGCATCCACACCCcttccaccaccgccgccgccgcatgtaaacaacaacaacaacaatcctATTCCTACCGCATCCCCACCGCGGCGAAGCACGTGCCCGACCACGTAGCGCGCTACCACACCCACGCGGTGGGGCCCAACCAGTGCTTCTCCGCGGTGAGCCAGCGCATCGCGGCCCCCGCCTCGACCGCGTGGTCCGTGGTGCGCCGCTTCGACAACCCGCAGGCCTACAAGCACTTCGTCAAGAGCTGCCACGTGGTCGTCGGCGACGGCGACGTCGGCACCCTCCGCGAGGTCCGCGTCGTCTCCGGGCTGCCCGCCGTCAGCAGCACCGAGCGCCTCGAGATCCTCGACGACGAGCGCCACGTCATCAGCTTCAGCGTCGTCGGCGGGGACCACCGCCTCGCCAATTACAGATCCGTCACCACCATCCACGCCGCCGGAGCCAGCGGAGGATCCGTGGTGGTGGAGTCGTACGTCGTCGACGTGCCGCAAGGTAACACTAAGGAGGAAACGTGCGTTTTTGTCGACACCATTGTTAGATGCAATCTGCAGTCGTTAGCTCAGATCGCTGAGAATATTGCAACacaaaaatga